The Ichthyobacterium seriolicida sequence TTTGGATGCTAATACAGCTGTGCAAATAGCTCCAGAGGTAGCTAAAATAATGGCTCTAGAGATGAATAAGGATTCCCAATGGGAAATAGAACAAATAGAATCTTTTAAAAATATGGCAAAGGGATTTTTAGAGCCTGTAAATTAAAGTATATCCTATTTATTAGGTTTTATAGGTTGTACAGAGTTTAAATTACAGACTTTATTTTTATCCTAATTCTAAGTCTAATTTGTCTTTCATCTTTTTAAATTCAGGATTTTTATTTATCATATAATCTAATTTTTCTTGTAATTTATACACCTTATTTGGATTATCTTTTTCTTTTTTAGGTTTGATTTCTAACTTTAAGCTTATGCTGTGATTGCTGAGTTTCTTGCTCAGAAATTTAAGTATTTCCTCTTTTTTTTCTTCAAATTCTATACGAGCAGAGTTACTTGGAACACAAAAATGTATTTCATTAGAATTTTTAAGTGTTGGCATCTCTTTCATAAGAATTTGTAATGATAGAGATTTGTTTTCTCTATGAAGAATATTAGAATATTCTCTCCAAGCTAATTTTAAATCATCATTTTGGAAAGGCTTATCTACTGAGGGTGGTTTTTCTTCTGTCAGATCATCTCGCTCCTTAAAATACTTAATGGACATAGAAGACCAACCTCCACTAGGAGCACTAGCACGGTCTGCACGATCTGATTTTATTTTATCAGACCTAGAGATTTCTATTTTTTTTTTTTCTAAATCTGTTGATTTAGTCTCTTGTGCTATGATTTCATTAGGTCTATTTGGGCTGTTATCTTTTTCTACACTTTCAATAGGAGATGCTTTAATACTTTCTTTTGTCCTAGGAGATTTATCAATGCTTTTTTTAGAGAAAAGAGAGGTTAATTTTATTAGTGTTATCTCTACTAATAGACGTTTGTTTTCGGTGGTCTTGTATTTATATTCGCATTCGCTTAAAAGTTGTAAAGATGTTATTACATCTGCTGTCTTAACTGATTTTGCATACTCTACATATTGCTTTTTAAGACTCTTTCCAACATCTAGAAGATCCACAGTAGAAGGGTCTTTACCTACTAAAAGATTACGAAAGTGTTCTGATAAACCAATTATGAAATTATGTCCGTCAAATCCATTATTTAAAATAGTATTGTAATGCAATAGTGAATTAGATATACTTCCGTCTAAAAATATGTCTACTATCCTAAAGTAATAGTTGTAATCTAATATATTTAGATTATCACAAATAGATTTAAGAGTGATTTTACCATCACAATAATTGACTATTCTATCAAATATGGATAGAGAATCTCTGAGAGATCCATCTGATTTTTGTGCTATTAGATGTAAGGCATCATCATCAGCGCTTATGTTTTCTTTAGATGCTATACCTGATAGATGCTCTTTTATATCTCTTGTAGATATCCTGTTAAAATCAAATATTTGACATCTAGATAAAATAGTCGGTATAACCTTATTTTTTTCTGTAGTGGCCAAAATAAATATGACATGAGAAGGTGGCTCTTCAAGGGTTTTTAAAAAAGCATTGAAAGCCGCTTGAGATAACATATGCACCTCATCTATTATGTATACCTTATACTTTCCCTTTTGAGGATAAAAATGAATCTGCTCTATAAGGGCTCTTATATCATCTACAGAATTGTTAGATGCTGCATCTAATTCAAATACATTAAAATCTAAATCTCGACTTTCATTATCACCTTCACTAGAATTTATATACTTTGCTAATATCCTAGCACAGGTGGTCTTTCCCACCCCTCTAGGTCCAGTAAACAAGAGGGCATGAGCTAGACGTTTTTTCTCAATAGCATTAATCAAAGTATCCGTTACAGACTTTTGACCTACTACATCAGAGAATTCCTTGGGCCTATATTTTAAGGCTGATACTACAAAATCATTAGACATAGCAGAATATTACATTTTTAAAAACGATACGTATTTTATAACTCCCCACTTGGTCATTACCTTAAGAGTAATACCTTCGTTAGATTTTACATTTATTATTTTATCTAATTCTTCTACAGAATTTATTTTCGTCCCTTGAGCCTCTAAGATGATATCTCCTACATCTACACCTATTCTAGAAAATATTCCAGAGCCTATTTCTAGAACTTTAACTCCATATTTTAATCCAGTTTCACTTCGTTCATGAGAATTGAGATCTCTAACCTTAGTTCCCATTATTTTCTTTTCAGAAATCTCTCTCTTATCATGGGCTATAGTATCTCTACCTTGATCACTCAACAGTTTGACTGATATTTTCCTTTCTTTATTTCCTCTTAAAACAGTTACTTCAATTTTATCTCCCACTTTTTTACTTGCTAGATATCCTACCAATTCTGAATTATTTCTTATTTTGTTAGAATCTATATATGTTATTATATCGCCTTGTTTTATTCCAGCGATATGGGAGGCTCCATTCTCGACTAATTCATACACATATGTTCCTTCAGTTGTATCTACATCTAGATTTAATCTGGTTATATTGCTCTTAGTTAAATCTGCGGTTTTAACACCCAAATAAGCTCGTTTAGAATAACCGTAAATCATAAGATCATCTACTACTTTTCTTACAATATTAGAAGGAATAGCAAAAGAATATCCTTCAAAAACGCCAGTATGGCTCATAATGGAAGTGTTTATTCCAACCAATTCTCCTTTAGTGTTTACTAAAGCTCCTCCACTATTTCCTGTATTTATAACGGCATCTGTCTGTATAAAAGAACTTATTCCGCCGTATTGTCTCTGACCTATATCTCTGGCCTTAGCACTAACTATACCAGCTGTAACTGTAGAAGTTAAATTAAAGGGATTGCCAACGGCCAAAACCCATTCCCCAACTTGTACTTTATCAGAATCTGTAAAATTGATATGTGATAAATTTTCTTCGTCTATCTTTAACAAGGCTATGTCTGTCTTGACATCTACGCCTACTACGCTAGCCGTATAAGTCTTTTTATTATTTAGAGTTACTTTCAGTACACTGGCTCCTTCTACTACATGGGCGTTAGTGACTAAGAATCCATTATCCGTTATGATAACTCCCGATCCCGCTCCAATTTTATAGTTTTTTCTAGTATTACCAGAAAATAAAAAATCATAAAAATTGTTATTCTCTCTCTCTGCAATATTGTGTATGTGTACTACTGCATCTATAGTTATCTTAGATGCCGATACAAAATCCCCAGCATTATATCTCATAGAGGTATTAGTAAATGAAGGAATCGAATGACTATTATCTTCAATAAAAATTTCTTTAGTATTGAAAAAAATATGATAAACGACTATTGCTGAAATTGTAATTATAAATGGAGTAAATATTTTGGTAATCTTAGTTTTCATAGTTTAAAAATTTTTTAAAAAGAGTTTAACTAAAGTTTAGGAGCCGCGAATTTATGTAAATAGTCAATAGTTTCATAACAGGCAGAAAAAATCCAAATATTTTTTGGTAAATTAGCTCATTAGATTGAAGCTCTATCAACGATGGACTCTTCTTTAAAATATTCTAAATTTGTGGCCTTAGATTTAGAATAAGATTTTTTTTATTTAAAGTTTTGTTTTCTAAGCATTTTGAATTGCACTTTTTCTAAATTATTCAGTTACAAAAACAAAATAGGGGAGGAGATAGGAGTGTTATACTCCATGTTTTGATATTCACACATTAATGCAAATGCAAAAACACAGATCTGGATTTGTAAATATAATTGGACTCCCAAACGTGGGTAAGTCTACACTTATGAATCTATTGATAGGTGAAACCCTATCTATTGTAACTCATAAGGCTCAAACTACCCGTCATCGCATTTTGGGTATTGTAAATGGGGATGATTATCAAGTGGTATTTTCCGATACTCCGGGTATTATAAACCCAGCTTACAAATTACAAAAGTCTATGATGTATTTTGTTAATACGGCCATATCAGATGCAGATGTATTATTGTACATGGTTCAAATGGGAGAAAAGAAACATTTAGATGAATCTATTCATAAAAAATTTAATAGTTCCAAGACTCCTTTGCTATTAGTTATAAATAAAATTGATTTGGCTGATCAAGATTTATTAGAACAAGAGATTTCTTTTTGGCAAGAGAAGTTTCCCCATGTTCGTATATTTCCAATTTCTGCTCTAGAAAAATTTAATATTTCATCTCTTATGGATGAGATAATATCTCTATTACCACAACATCCTCCTTATTTTTCCAAGGACACTCTTACAGATAAAGAAGAGCGATTTTTTGTCAATGAAATAATAAGAGAGAAGATATTACTTTATTACAAAAAGGAAATCCCATATTCGGTAGAAATAGTCACTGAGAGTTTTTTAGAAGAGGAAAAAATAATTAAGATACGATCAAATATCATAGTAGAGAGAGATACCCAAAAGGGTATAATAATAGGTCATAAAGGTTTGGCATTAAAAAACGTAGGCAGATTATCCAGACTTAAGTTAGAAGTCTTTTTTCAGAAAAAGATATATTTAGAACTCTTTGTCAAGGTAGATAAAAACTGGAGAAACGATGATCGTAAACTGAAAAAATACAACTACAACCACAAATAAAAATATTTTTGACAAGTAAATTTTTAAACTTACTTTTGCGCGGTGCTTTTTCAAAGCAGAAATGATTATTAAAAATACTCTGTAAAAAAAATATGCGGATCCTTACCAAGTGGTTTATCACTGTTGTGTTCTTTTCTTTAGGTGTA is a genomic window containing:
- the dnaX gene encoding DNA polymerase III subunit gamma/tau → MSNDFVVSALKYRPKEFSDVVGQKSVTDTLINAIEKKRLAHALLFTGPRGVGKTTCARILAKYINSSEGDNESRDLDFNVFELDAASNNSVDDIRALIEQIHFYPQKGKYKVYIIDEVHMLSQAAFNAFLKTLEEPPSHVIFILATTEKNKVIPTILSRCQIFDFNRISTRDIKEHLSGIASKENISADDDALHLIAQKSDGSLRDSLSIFDRIVNYCDGKITLKSICDNLNILDYNYYFRIVDIFLDGSISNSLLHYNTILNNGFDGHNFIIGLSEHFRNLLVGKDPSTVDLLDVGKSLKKQYVEYAKSVKTADVITSLQLLSECEYKYKTTENKRLLVEITLIKLTSLFSKKSIDKSPRTKESIKASPIESVEKDNSPNRPNEIIAQETKSTDLEKKKIEISRSDKIKSDRADRASAPSGGWSSMSIKYFKERDDLTEEKPPSVDKPFQNDDLKLAWREYSNILHRENKSLSLQILMKEMPTLKNSNEIHFCVPSNSARIEFEEKKEEILKFLSKKLSNHSISLKLEIKPKKEKDNPNKVYKLQEKLDYMINKNPEFKKMKDKLDLELG
- a CDS encoding S1C family serine protease, whose amino-acid sequence is MKTKITKIFTPFIITISAIVVYHIFFNTKEIFIEDNSHSIPSFTNTSMRYNAGDFVSASKITIDAVVHIHNIAERENNNFYDFLFSGNTRKNYKIGAGSGVIITDNGFLVTNAHVVEGASVLKVTLNNKKTYTASVVGVDVKTDIALLKIDEENLSHINFTDSDKVQVGEWVLAVGNPFNLTSTVTAGIVSAKARDIGQRQYGGISSFIQTDAVINTGNSGGALVNTKGELVGINTSIMSHTGVFEGYSFAIPSNIVRKVVDDLMIYGYSKRAYLGVKTADLTKSNITRLNLDVDTTEGTYVYELVENGASHIAGIKQGDIITYIDSNKIRNNSELVGYLASKKVGDKIEVTVLRGNKERKISVKLLSDQGRDTIAHDKREISEKKIMGTKVRDLNSHERSETGLKYGVKVLEIGSGIFSRIGVDVGDIILEAQGTKINSVEELDKIINVKSNEGITLKVMTKWGVIKYVSFLKM
- the era gene encoding GTPase Era → MQKHRSGFVNIIGLPNVGKSTLMNLLIGETLSIVTHKAQTTRHRILGIVNGDDYQVVFSDTPGIINPAYKLQKSMMYFVNTAISDADVLLYMVQMGEKKHLDESIHKKFNSSKTPLLLVINKIDLADQDLLEQEISFWQEKFPHVRIFPISALEKFNISSLMDEIISLLPQHPPYFSKDTLTDKEERFFVNEIIREKILLYYKKEIPYSVEIVTESFLEEEKIIKIRSNIIVERDTQKGIIIGHKGLALKNVGRLSRLKLEVFFQKKIYLELFVKVDKNWRNDDRKLKKYNYNHK